The following are from one region of the Haemophilus parainfluenzae genome:
- a CDS encoding DUF1176 domain-containing protein, with translation MKKLLLLSLLPLTAMATPIKGFFEIYQDWDLICDNTGTCNMAGYQEERDGSEHPVSILFTRSAGEQAPVTAQLALLPDELSNKTAEIILNGQSLGAIQNISEEGIVKLSEKQTTELLTALKGNASIEVVFGEFKEKVSDKGAAAAMLKMDEFQQRLNTPSALIRQGKEKHAVLAPQAAQKIEAVSVNNRQTTELKRGEKQFDAVLALLRKSNRTNKNSENYCYALHKDDVWNEQITLYPLTKGKVLAEAICLAGAYQSTYYYAVLDEKLTKIEQVLANQYNYADYDKNTHVLKVEGSFKGRGLGDCWSGQEAVWNGKTFIRTEEHTSGSCKGFAGGAWSGLPIFVSEMNVK, from the coding sequence ATGAAAAAACTTCTTCTTCTCTCATTATTACCACTCACCGCAATGGCAACACCAATTAAAGGTTTTTTTGAAATCTATCAAGATTGGGATTTAATTTGTGATAATACCGGCACTTGTAATATGGCGGGTTATCAAGAAGAAAGAGATGGCTCTGAGCATCCTGTTTCGATTTTATTTACTCGAAGTGCGGGAGAGCAAGCACCTGTGACGGCGCAATTAGCATTATTACCCGATGAACTGAGTAATAAAACGGCTGAAATTATCTTAAATGGTCAATCACTCGGTGCAATCCAAAATATCTCAGAAGAGGGAATTGTAAAATTAAGTGAAAAACAAACAACAGAATTACTCACGGCGCTAAAAGGAAACGCAAGTATTGAAGTGGTGTTTGGTGAGTTTAAGGAGAAAGTCTCTGATAAGGGCGCGGCGGCAGCCATGCTCAAAATGGATGAATTTCAACAACGTTTAAATACGCCTTCCGCACTTATTCGTCAAGGCAAAGAAAAACATGCGGTATTAGCGCCACAGGCTGCACAAAAAATTGAGGCAGTAAGTGTGAATAACCGCCAAACCACGGAACTAAAACGCGGTGAAAAACAATTTGATGCAGTATTAGCTTTATTACGTAAAAGTAATAGGACGAATAAAAACTCAGAAAATTACTGTTATGCACTTCATAAAGATGATGTATGGAATGAACAAATTACACTTTACCCGCTAACGAAAGGAAAAGTGCTAGCTGAAGCGATTTGTCTTGCTGGAGCCTATCAATCCACTTATTACTATGCCGTATTAGACGAAAAATTAACCAAAATTGAACAAGTGCTAGCAAACCAGTATAACTATGCTGATTATGATAAAAACACTCATGTTTTAAAGGTAGAAGGATCATTTAAAGGGCGTGGTCTTGGAGATTGTTGGTCTGGGCAAGAAGCTGTTTGGAATGGCAAAACCTTTATCCGTACTGAAGAACATACCTCTGGCTCTTGCAAAGGGTTTGCGGGTGGAGCTTGGAGCGGATTGCCGATTTTTGTGAGCGAGATGAACGTTAAATAA
- the zwf gene encoding glucose-6-phosphate dehydrogenase, whose translation MQTNNNCIVIFGASGDLTHRKLIPALYNLFKFGRLNKFSVLGVARSELNDETFREKMREALLETEETTPETLDAFCSHLYYQAVNTSDAADYGKLVPRLEELHTKYQTNGNTLYYMSTPPSLYGVIPECLAAHGLNEEKDGWKRIIVEKPFGYDEKTAQELDVQIHRFFEEHQIYRIDHYLGKETVQNLLVLRFSNGLFEPLWNRNYIDYVEITGAEAIGVEERGGYYDGSGAMRDMFQNHLLQVLAMVAMEPPAIINANSMRDEVAKVMHSLRPLTQDDVEHNLVLGQYTAAEIDGKEVKGYLQEKGVPANSRTETFMALRCEIENWRWAGVPFYVRTGKRLPARVTEIVIHFKTTPHPVFSQNAPENKLIIRIQPDEAISMRFGLKKPGAGFEAKEVSMDFRYADLADEQVLTAYERLLLDAMKGDATLFARTDAVHAAWKFVQPILDYKEAGGRIYEYEAGTWGPIAAEKLIAKSGRVWRKPSGKMKKKV comes from the coding sequence ATGCAAACAAATAATAATTGTATCGTAATTTTTGGTGCTTCTGGTGATTTAACGCACCGTAAACTCATTCCAGCACTTTATAATCTCTTCAAATTTGGTCGTTTAAACAAATTTTCTGTATTAGGTGTCGCGCGTTCAGAATTAAACGATGAGACTTTCCGTGAAAAAATGCGTGAAGCGTTACTTGAAACAGAAGAAACCACTCCAGAAACGCTAGACGCTTTTTGTAGTCATCTCTATTACCAAGCGGTAAACACATCTGATGCTGCGGATTACGGTAAATTAGTCCCACGTTTAGAAGAATTACATACTAAATATCAAACAAATGGCAACACCCTTTACTATATGTCCACGCCACCAAGCTTATATGGTGTAATTCCAGAATGCCTCGCGGCCCATGGTTTAAACGAAGAAAAAGACGGTTGGAAACGTATTATTGTCGAAAAACCTTTTGGTTACGATGAAAAAACAGCACAAGAACTCGACGTCCAAATTCATCGTTTCTTTGAAGAACATCAGATCTATCGTATCGATCATTATCTTGGTAAAGAAACCGTACAAAACTTGCTTGTTTTGCGCTTCTCGAATGGCTTATTCGAACCACTTTGGAACCGTAATTACATTGATTATGTCGAAATTACGGGTGCCGAAGCCATTGGTGTAGAAGAACGTGGTGGCTATTATGATGGTTCTGGCGCAATGCGTGACATGTTCCAAAACCACTTATTACAAGTTTTAGCCATGGTTGCCATGGAACCACCCGCAATCATCAATGCGAACTCAATGCGTGATGAAGTGGCCAAAGTCATGCATTCTTTACGTCCATTAACGCAAGATGACGTTGAGCACAACTTAGTGCTTGGTCAATATACTGCAGCGGAAATTGATGGCAAAGAAGTTAAAGGCTATTTACAGGAAAAAGGCGTTCCAGCTAACTCTCGCACTGAAACCTTTATGGCATTACGTTGCGAAATCGAAAACTGGCGTTGGGCTGGCGTACCTTTCTATGTGCGTACAGGTAAACGCTTACCGGCACGTGTGACAGAAATTGTGATTCATTTCAAAACTACACCACATCCGGTATTCAGTCAAAATGCGCCTGAGAATAAATTGATCATCCGTATTCAACCTGATGAAGCCATTTCAATGCGCTTTGGTTTGAAAAAACCAGGTGCGGGCTTTGAAGCCAAAGAAGTCTCAATGGATTTCCGTTATGCCGATTTAGCCGATGAGCAAGTGCTCACGGCTTATGAACGCTTATTGCTTGATGCGATGAAGGGCGATGCCACACTCTTTGCGCGTACGGATGCGGTGCACGCTGCATGGAAATTTGTGCAACCGATTTTGGATTACAAAGAAGCTGGTGGTCGAATCTACGAATATGAAGCGGGCACTTGGGGACCGATTGCAGCCGAAAAACTCATTGCGAAAAGTGGTCGCGTATGGCGTAAACCAAGCGGTAAAATGAAGAAAAAGGTTTAG
- a CDS encoding DUF1176 domain-containing protein — MKKVLLLTLLPVAAMATSIKGMGNYQDWDLVCDNTGTCRMAGYQDESSDPVSILFTRAAGENAVVEGKFTILPFGEADRDVQVGQDIEIWLNGKSLGKVKHISDDAPDKLTEEQTKALLSGLKKESEIRLTYGKTTLKVSDKGAAAAMLKMDEFQQRLNTPSALISQGQEKHAVLAPKVKPKIDAVSVKNRKTIELKLGEKQYDNVLALLRKAHDGCVDEDLESQDITIYPLTHNKVLAEALCFKGAYQSTNYYAVLDDKLSKVEQVLAEQYNEAGYDEKQGYAFVRGSYKGRALGDCLAGQDAVWNGKIFIRTSEWTTGSCKGLPGGTWQLPIFVSHVIVK; from the coding sequence ATGAAAAAAGTATTGTTATTGACGTTATTGCCAGTAGCTGCAATGGCTACCTCAATCAAAGGTATGGGAAACTACCAAGATTGGGATTTAGTGTGTGATAACACGGGCACTTGTCGTATGGCGGGTTATCAGGATGAAAGTAGTGACCCAGTCTCTATTTTATTTACTCGTGCGGCAGGCGAAAATGCTGTAGTGGAAGGAAAGTTCACTATTTTACCATTTGGTGAAGCCGACCGTGATGTACAAGTCGGTCAAGACATTGAAATTTGGTTAAATGGTAAATCATTAGGCAAAGTCAAGCATATTTCTGACGACGCGCCAGATAAGCTGACTGAAGAGCAAACCAAAGCATTACTTAGCGGATTGAAAAAAGAGAGCGAAATTCGTCTAACCTATGGGAAAACCACGCTTAAAGTGTCAGACAAAGGCGCAGCGGCAGCCATGCTCAAAATGGATGAATTCCAACAACGATTAAATACCCCTTCCGCACTCATCAGCCAAGGTCAAGAGAAACATGCAGTATTAGCGCCAAAAGTTAAACCCAAAATTGATGCTGTTAGTGTGAAGAACCGCAAAACAATAGAATTAAAACTCGGTGAAAAACAATACGATAACGTGCTCGCACTGTTACGTAAAGCTCACGATGGCTGCGTTGATGAAGACTTAGAAAGCCAAGATATAACGATTTATCCGTTAACGCATAATAAGGTATTAGCTGAAGCGCTTTGTTTCAAAGGCGCTTATCAAAGCACCAACTACTATGCTGTACTCGATGACAAACTGAGCAAAGTAGAACAAGTCTTAGCGGAGCAGTACAACGAAGCAGGCTATGATGAAAAACAAGGTTATGCGTTTGTAAGAGGTTCTTACAAAGGTCGAGCATTAGGTGATTGTTTGGCTGGGCAAGACGCAGTATGGAATGGCAAAATCTTTATCCGTACTTCAGAGTGGACAACAGGCTCTTGTAAAGGGCTTCCCGGAGGTACGTGGCAGTTACCTATTTTTGTTAGTCACGTCATCGTCAAATAA
- the pgl gene encoding 6-phosphogluconolactonase has product MNTITFPTAQHAVEKIAQEFVIYSQLNHPVHISLSGGSTPKLLFKTLAKAPYTEQINWRNLHFWWGDDRMVPPTDSESNYGEVQKRLFDHIQIPAENIHRIRGENEPHFELKRFEEELSAVIPNGVFDWIILGMGTDGHTASLFPHQTNFNDENLAVIAKHPESGQIRISKTAKLIEQAKRITYLVTGESKADILKEIQTTPAENLPYPAAKIKAKNGVTEWYLDKAAAALL; this is encoded by the coding sequence ATGAACACCATCACCTTCCCAACGGCTCAACACGCTGTTGAAAAGATCGCCCAAGAATTTGTGATTTATAGCCAATTAAATCACCCTGTGCATATTTCTCTTTCTGGCGGTTCAACGCCTAAGCTGTTATTCAAAACTTTAGCCAAAGCGCCTTATACCGAACAAATCAACTGGAGAAATCTGCATTTTTGGTGGGGTGATGATCGCATGGTTCCGCCAACAGATTCAGAAAGCAACTACGGTGAAGTGCAAAAACGCTTATTTGATCATATTCAAATTCCCGCAGAAAATATCCACCGAATTCGTGGCGAAAATGAACCGCACTTTGAGTTAAAACGTTTCGAAGAAGAATTAAGTGCGGTCATTCCAAACGGTGTTTTTGATTGGATCATTTTAGGTATGGGGACTGACGGTCATACCGCTTCTCTCTTCCCACATCAAACTAATTTTAATGATGAAAACCTAGCTGTCATTGCCAAACACCCTGAAAGTGGTCAAATTCGCATTTCTAAAACAGCCAAACTCATTGAACAAGCCAAACGCATTACCTATTTAGTCACTGGCGAAAGCAAAGCAGACATTTTAAAAGAAATCCAAACGACTCCTGCAGAGAATCTGCCTTATCCCGCAGCAAAAATTAAAGCAAAAAATGGCGTGACGGAATGGTATTTGGATAAAGCGGCGGCAGCATTATTGTAA
- a CDS encoding DUF1176 domain-containing protein encodes MKKVILLSLLPLTAIAAPSLKGFEKTYQDWDLICDNTGTCNMAGYQDGSDLVSLLFRREAGEKAAVKSSLAISVNNERDKGQPVEIMINGKLLSVVPKMIDIDSNDKQIAALDDKQTAALLTALKDNANIEFISGQFKGKLSNEGAKAAMLKMDEFQQRLNTPSALIRKGQEKHAVLAPQAAPKIQVAYIKNPSKTELKRGEKQFDAVLALLRKSADSSAIDYCLSLHDDSEQKTITLYSLTQGKVLAEAVCISGSAAYTGYYAVMDNKLSKVEQVLEDQYTFAYYDEKLNALIVEGSYKSSGLAESWYGYEAAWNGKTFITTAEHTSGSSKGFIGGAWGGLPTFVSHRTVK; translated from the coding sequence ATGAAAAAAGTTATTCTTCTCTCACTATTACCACTCACTGCAATAGCTGCGCCATCGTTAAAAGGGTTTGAAAAGACTTATCAAGACTGGGATTTGATTTGTGATAATACCGGCACTTGTAATATGGCAGGTTATCAAGATGGTTCAGATTTGGTTTCACTTTTATTTAGGCGAGAAGCTGGTGAAAAAGCAGCAGTAAAATCTTCTTTAGCAATATCGGTAAATAATGAGCGCGATAAAGGTCAGCCTGTAGAAATTATGATCAATGGCAAATTACTCAGTGTCGTACCTAAAATGATCGATATTGACTCTAATGATAAACAAATCGCTGCACTCGATGATAAACAAACAGCTGCGTTATTAACTGCTTTAAAAGATAATGCCAATATTGAATTCATTTCTGGTCAATTTAAAGGCAAATTGTCGAATGAAGGGGCAAAAGCCGCGATGCTTAAGATGGATGAATTTCAACAGCGTTTAAATACGCCATCAGCGTTAATTCGTAAGGGACAAGAGAAACATGCGGTATTAGCACCACAAGCCGCACCCAAAATTCAAGTTGCCTATATTAAAAACCCTAGCAAAACAGAATTAAAACGAGGCGAAAAACAATTTGATGCTGTATTAGCATTATTGCGTAAAAGTGCTGATAGTAGTGCAATTGATTACTGTTTGTCTCTTCATGATGATTCTGAACAGAAGACAATTACACTTTATTCACTTACGCAGGGAAAAGTGTTAGCTGAGGCAGTGTGTATCAGTGGTAGTGCAGCTTACACCGGCTATTATGCGGTTATGGACAATAAATTGAGCAAAGTAGAACAAGTATTGGAAGATCAATACACCTTTGCATATTATGATGAGAAGCTTAATGCTTTAATTGTAGAAGGATCATATAAATCTAGTGGCCTTGCTGAGAGCTGGTATGGCTACGAAGCAGCATGGAATGGCAAAACTTTCATCACTACAGCGGAACATACTTCTGGTTCTAGTAAAGGCTTTATTGGTGGAGCATGGGGCGGATTGCCGACTTTTGTGAGTCATAGAACGGTTAAATAA
- a CDS encoding n-acetylglutamate synthase, whose translation MLNLDNKKFVAVENTANGEVSSQTEFHYHQQGNMIWAEYGGGEILKGFLIGKWIDEIQIEFTYQHLNQSLENRLGRCCTTFSLEESKLVGHEKWQWLDTLEQGSSLIREI comes from the coding sequence ATGTTGAATTTAGATAATAAAAAATTTGTTGCTGTTGAAAACACCGCAAATGGTGAGGTCAGTAGCCAAACAGAATTTCATTATCACCAACAAGGCAACATGATTTGGGCCGAATATGGTGGCGGTGAAATTTTAAAAGGCTTTTTAATTGGAAAATGGATTGACGAGATTCAAATTGAATTTACGTATCAACATTTAAATCAATCCCTAGAAAATCGTTTGGGGCGTTGCTGTACAACATTTTCTTTAGAAGAAAGTAAACTCGTCGGTCATGAAAAATGGCAGTGGCTAGACACGTTAGAGCAAGGTAGCTCTTTAATTAGAGAAATTTAA
- a CDS encoding DUF1176 domain-containing protein has product MKKLLLLSLLPLTAMATPIKGFFEIYQDWDLICDNTGTCNMAGYQEERDGSEHPVSILFTRSAGEQAPVSAQLALLPEDVGNKTAEIILNGQSIGAIQNISEEGIAKLSEKQTTELLTALKGNADIEVVFGEFKEKVSDKGAAAAMLKMDEFQQRLNTPSALIRQGQEKHAVLAPKAESKIDAVSVNNRKTIELKRGEKQFNHVLALLRKAHDGCVDEDLESQDITLYPLTQNKVLAEALCARAAYQYTNYYAVLDDKLSKVEQVLADQYNEAGYDEKQGYAFVRGIYKGRVIGDCWNSEDAVWNGKIFIRTSEWTTGSCKGFTGGAWQLPIFVSDIIVK; this is encoded by the coding sequence ATGAAAAAACTTCTTCTTCTCTCATTATTACCACTCACCGCAATGGCAACACCAATTAAAGGTTTTTTTGAAATCTATCAAGATTGGGATTTAATTTGTGATAATACCGGCACTTGTAATATGGCGGGTTATCAAGAAGAAAGAGATGGCTCTGAGCATCCTGTTTCGATTTTATTTACTCGAAGTGCGGGTGAGCAAGCACCTGTGAGCGCACAGTTGGCATTATTACCTGAAGATGTGGGTAATAAAACGGCTGAAATTATCTTAAATGGTCAATCAATCGGTGCAATCCAAAACATCTCAGAAGAGGGAATTGCAAAATTAAGTGAAAAACAAACAACAGAATTACTCACGGCGCTAAAAGGTAATGCAGATATTGAAGTGGTGTTTGGTGAGTTCAAGGAAAAAGTATCTGATAAAGGTGCAGCCGCTGCGATGCTTAAAATGGATGAATTTCAGCAACGTTTAAATACGCCTTCGGCACTCATTCGCCAAGGTCAAGAAAAACATGCGGTATTAGCGCCAAAAGCTGAATCCAAAATTGATGCTGTTAGCGTGAACAACCGCAAAACAATAGAATTAAAACGCGGTGAAAAACAATTTAATCATGTTCTAGCACTGTTACGTAAAGCCCACGATGGCTGCGTTGATGAAGACTTAGAAAGCCAAGATATAACGCTTTATCCCTTAACACAAAACAAGGTATTAGCTGAAGCACTCTGTGCCAGAGCCGCTTATCAATACACTAATTACTATGCTGTACTCGATGACAAACTGAGCAAAGTAGAACAAGTGTTGGCGGATCAGTACAACGAAGCAGGCTATGATGAAAAACAAGGTTATGCGTTTGTAAGAGGCATTTACAAGGGGCGAGTAATAGGTGATTGCTGGAACAGTGAAGATGCAGTATGGAATGGCAAAATTTTTATCCGCACTTCAGAGTGGACAACGGGATCTTGTAAAGGTTTTACTGGTGGCGCATGGCAGTTACCGATTTTCGTCAGCGATATCATCGTAAAATAA
- a CDS encoding GNAT family N-acetyltransferase yields MIDYKINEPISVKQFIGLLNKTTLGARRPLEDEKRVAAMLHYANLLITAWDGERLVGVARSVTDFAYCCYLSDLAVDEQYQKQGIGLQLIEHTKQALHPQAKIVLLSAPQAVDYYPHIGFTQHMSAWTKS; encoded by the coding sequence ATGATTGACTATAAAATTAATGAACCGATTTCAGTTAAACAATTTATTGGATTGTTAAATAAAACAACATTAGGCGCCCGCCGTCCGTTAGAGGATGAAAAACGTGTCGCAGCAATGTTGCACTATGCGAATTTATTAATCACCGCTTGGGATGGTGAACGCTTAGTGGGTGTAGCACGTTCCGTGACAGATTTTGCCTACTGCTGTTATTTATCTGATTTAGCGGTTGATGAACAATATCAAAAACAAGGTATCGGCTTGCAGTTAATTGAACACACTAAACAAGCCTTACATCCACAAGCCAAAATTGTGCTTTTATCAGCCCCACAAGCAGTGGATTATTATCCGCATATTGGATTTACGCAGCATATGAGTGCGTGGACGAAGAGTTAA
- a CDS encoding DUF1176 domain-containing protein, with amino-acid sequence MKKVILLSLLPFTAMAASTSIKGIGNYQDWDLVCDNTGTCRIAGYQDESSDPVSILFTRAAGENAAVEGKFTILPFGEADRDVQVGQDIEIWLNGKSLGKVKHISDDAPDKLTEEQTKALLSGLKKESEIRLTYGKTTLKVSDKGAAAAMLKMDEFQQRLNTPSALISQGQEKHAVLAPKVKPKIDAVSVKNRKTIELKLGEKQYDNVLALLRKAHDGCVDEDLESQDITIYPLTHNKVLAEALCFKGAYQSTNYYAVLDDKLSKVEQVLAEQYNEAGYDEKQGYAFVRGSYKGRALGDCLAGQDAVWNGKIFIRTSEWTTGSCKGLPGGTWQLPIFVSHVIVK; translated from the coding sequence ATGAAAAAAGTTATTCTTCTCTCATTATTACCATTTACTGCAATGGCAGCTTCAACATCAATCAAAGGTATTGGAAACTACCAAGATTGGGATTTAGTATGTGATAACACGGGCACTTGTCGTATAGCAGGTTATCAGGATGAAAGTAGTGACCCAGTCTCTATTTTATTTACTCGTGCGGCAGGCGAAAATGCTGCAGTGGAAGGCAAGTTCACTATTTTACCATTCGGAGAAGCCGACCGTGATGTTCAAGTCGGTCAAGACATTGAAATTTGGTTAAATGGTAAATCATTAGGCAAAGTCAAGCATATTTCTGACGACGCGCCAGATAAGCTGACTGAAGAGCAAACCAAAGCATTACTTAGCGGATTGAAAAAAGAGAGCGAAATTCGTCTAACCTATGGGAAAACCACGCTTAAAGTGTCAGACAAAGGCGCAGCGGCAGCCATGCTCAAAATGGATGAATTCCAACAACGATTAAATACCCCTTCCGCACTCATCAGCCAAGGTCAAGAGAAACATGCAGTATTAGCGCCAAAAGTTAAACCCAAAATTGATGCTGTTAGTGTGAAGAACCGCAAAACAATAGAATTAAAACTCGGTGAAAAACAATACGATAACGTGCTCGCACTGTTACGTAAAGCTCACGATGGCTGCGTTGATGAAGACTTAGAAAGCCAAGATATAACGATTTATCCGTTAACGCATAATAAGGTATTAGCTGAAGCGCTTTGTTTCAAAGGCGCTTATCAAAGCACCAACTACTATGCTGTACTCGATGACAAACTGAGCAAAGTAGAACAAGTCTTAGCGGAGCAGTACAACGAAGCAGGCTATGATGAAAAACAAGGTTATGCGTTTGTAAGAGGTTCTTACAAAGGTCGAGCATTAGGTGATTGTTTGGCTGGGCAAGACGCAGTATGGAATGGCAAAATCTTTATCCGTACTTCAGAGTGGACAACAGGCTCTTGTAAAGGGCTTCCCGGAGGTACGTGGCAGTTACCTATTTTTGTTAGTCACGTCATCGTCAAATAA